Sequence from the Chanodichthys erythropterus isolate Z2021 chromosome 12, ASM2448905v1, whole genome shotgun sequence genome:
GTTGATAACTGGATCTGGTGAAATAGtgtcaggagattcagtgactctgatctgcagcagtgattcaaaccctcctgctCTGAACTTCAGCTGGTTTAAAGGAGGAACGTTTGTAGGATCTGGAAGAATCTTCAACATCTCAAAGATCAGCTCTGATGACAGTGGAGAATACAAGTGCAGATCCATCAATGAACATGGAGAGAAATACTCTGATGCTGTGACTTTAAATGTCATGTGTGAGTTAATGATCATCTGAACATTGTTCACGTATACATTCACAATtttctaatatttatttatttacttatttatttttgtctgttTCAGATCCTCCCAGGAGCGTCTCAGTGTTGATAAATGGATCTGGTGAAATAGtgtcaggagattcagtgactctgatctgcagcagtgattcaaaccctcctgctCTGAACTTCAGCTGGTCTAAAGGAGGAACATTTGTAGGATCTGGAAGAATCTTCAACATCTCAAAGATCAGCTCTGATGACAGTGGAGAATACAAGTGCAGATCCATCAATGAACATGGAGAGAAATACTCTGATGCTGTGACTTTAAATGTCATGTGTGAGTTAATGATCATCTGAACATTGTTCACGTATACATTCACAATtttctaatatttatttatttacttatttatttttgtctgttttagACCCTCCCAGGAGCGTCTCAGTGTTGATAAATGGATCTGGTGAAATAGtgtcaggagattcagtgactctgatctgcagcagtgattcaaaccctcctgctCTGAACTTCAGCTGGTCTAAAGGAGGAACATTTGTAGGATCTGGAAGAATCTTCAACATCTCAAAGATCAGCTCTGATGACAGTGGAGAATACAAGTGCAGATCCATCAATGAACATGGAGAGAAATACTCTGATGCTGTGACTTTAAATGTCATGTGTGAGTTAACGATCATCTGAACAATGTTCacatataaattcacaatttatttatttacttatctATTTTTATCTGTTTCAGATCCTCCCAGGAACGTCTCAGTGTTGATAACTGGATCTGGTGAAATAGtgtcaggagattcagtgactctgatctgcagcagtgattcaaaccctccttcagaaatcagcTGGTTTAAAGGAGGAACGTTTGTAGAATCTGGAAGAATCTTCAACATCTCAAAGATCAGCTCTGATGACAGTGGAGAATACAAGTGCAGATCCATCAATGAACATGGAGAGAAATACTCTGATGCTGTGACTTTAAATGTCATGTGTTAGTTAACGATCATCTGAACATTGTTCacatataaattcacaattttctaatatttatttatttacttatttatttttgtctgttttagACCCTCCCAGGAACGTCTCAGTGTTGATAAATGGATCTGGTGAAATAGtgtcaggagattcagtgactctgatctgcagcagtgattcaaaccctcctgctCTGAACTTCAGCTGGTCTAAAGGAGGAACATTTGTAGGATCTGGAAGAATCTTCAACATCTCAAAGATCAGCTCTGATGACAGTGGAGAATACAAGTGCAGATCCATCAATGAACATGGAGAGAAATACTCTGATGCTATGGCTTTAAATGTCATGCGTGAGATAATGAAGTTTCATTCACTGTGGTAACAAACAAATTATTGGTTTAACTATTTAAAACGTGAATACAGAGTTTCTTTTGTCCATTGTTAGATCCACCCAGGAACGTCTCAGTGTTGATAACTGGATCTGGTGAAATAGtgtcaggagattcagtgactctgatctgcagcagtgattcaaaccctcctgctCTGAACTTCAGCTGGTCTAAAGGAGGAACATTTGTAGGATCTGGAAGAGTCTTCAACATCTCAAAGATCAGCTCTGATGACAGTGGAGAATACAAGTGCAGATCCATCAATGAACATGGAGAGAAATACTCTGATGCTGTGACTTTAAATGTCATGTGTGAGTTAACGATCATCTGAACAATGTTCacatataaattcacaatttatttatttacttatttatttttatctgttTCAGATGCTCCCAGGAACGTCTCCGTGTTGATAACTGGATCTGGTGAAATAGtgtcaggagattcagtgactctgatctgcagcagtgattcaaaccctcctgctCTGAACTTTAGCTGGTTTAAGGAGAATGAAAGCTCAGCTGTTGGAtctggacagagtttcagtgcACTACAGAGTGGACGCTTCTACTGTCAGGCTCACAATCAACATGGATCTCAGAGATCAGACGCTGTAACTGTCACAGGTGAAGCTTTGGAAACCTGTATATAACTTTCTTCAGTCTGGACAGTTCATCTTAGCTGATAATGTTTCTCTCTTTCAGAGCATCATAGATCCAGTTGGCATGTAGTTTTTGGGATCACAGTGGAATGTGGAGCATTTTTCATCCTCgccatcatcattatcatcgTCATACTGTTTATAATGTGAGAACCACAAACAACATTCATATTTTCAAATACAGTTGTCTATAAGCTGTTAATGTCTGTCATTATAACAGAAAGAAACGAAGGAGTGTTAAAACTGAAGATCTCACAGTGAAACAGGTAAATCATTCAGACACAAACAACTTTACAGAAGCAAAAAAAATCAATCGATCAGCTGTTATCTGTTTCAGGCTGAAACAACTGTATGCACAGCGCCCTCAGGTGGTGTTACACATGATGTAGAGagtgacatatatatatatatatatatatatatatatatatatatatatatatatatatatatatatatatatatatatatatatatatatatatatatatatatatatatatatatatatatatatatatatatatatatatatttaaaaattgctataaaTTTTGCTTGTCACTGCtcttattttataatgtaagtCCTTCTGTCTCTGTCCCTATAGCTCTCTTATTTCAATGAAGACACATACACAACTCTTGAGCTCAAGTCCACGACCTCAGAGCTTTACTAAACATCACAATCCATCAGTAAGCCACCTGCAGATCTTCTCAATATAATCAATTAAACTGCCTTCAATACTAGTTTGACTGTTATGtattctgtgaaaaaaaatataatgttatctTTCTTTATCTCAAAGCAGGTTCACACCGTATGATTTTTCACTGgttgttgcttgtcagactgtacaaACACTGTAAGCCTGTTACACTGTAGGATCTCAGCTGCCAGTCATGATGTATTAAACAATGGATGCAAGCAAGAAGACACAACTGGAGTTTTTCATCAATCTGTGACACGTTCAGTGACTGTGAGCTGCATTTATGGAAATGGTGTCtagcaaacaaaaaacaatctctaccattaatgttttattatcgcatttctttaaaaaagaaaactcaCTGCAAAACTGCACCTCAAACCTCAGAGTTTCATAGGAGGCCATAATTTATCGCAATGGTTATTAATCGgctgttccctttcagtcggtcacgttgacgtacgtcagtagtgaccgacgaattgggatatcgcttagagagccctatcagcttcgtgtgaactaaaacaagccaatggaattggcgtgcgatatttgcataatgcgcaccgcctccgcCAGGTGtttataaataggaagcagatgtaatcgcactctgtctttcgcttcggagccatacaATGGTGTCCTGCTTCAGAAGACtcttttcttcagaaaataagtgaaactaaaactgcctcagaagaggattaaCAGCGAGCTGTTTGTGTTGGTTGTGAAGGCACtccagcgaggtcgcgagttctggggagccgagctataagctctcaactgctgttcTAACAGCAACACtctaaaagtgtgtgtgtgtgtgttgcgatttgggccggttcctcggtgtgttcagggagtggtgtacctaaGCACATTgcgtcactccctgtgtgcttcagcaTGAGTGAGCTGAtattccccttctaaaagagctttacagacgaaccctgacagtatgtcatttcgtctgtgtgTTACTGGGTCAAACCCAGCGTCCCCAATGCCCTTCTTCCCGGAAgtgcacgatgaggtgaccaggtcttggcaagcacCGTATAGTGTTCATGCaaggcctggtccctcgtccgccttcacctccctggacggcggggaagccaggggatacgtgaggatcccgccagtcgagtggtctgttgcgatgcagctGTGTCCAATTTTCGAATGCGTCCAtacccaggattggtttgcagcgatcgacctgaaggacgtgtactttcatgtctcgattctgcctcgacatagacccttcctacggtttgcgttcgagggtcgggcatatcagtacaaagtcctacccttcgggctggccctgtcaccccgcgtctttacgaaggtagcggaggcggccattgttcccctcaaggagcACGGCGTTCTTATTCTTAACTATCTTGACGACTGGCTGATCCTGGCCAGCacgcgagagcagttgtgcaaacacagggacatggttttagctcacctctgccggttgggtcttcgggtcaactgggacaagagcaaactcgcccccgggcagaggatctcttatctcggtctcgagctagactcggtcgcacagACTGCACGTCTCACCAAGGcacgcgtccagtcggtgttgaactgcctcaATGAAAGTTTtttggcatctgcagccgcagTCACGCCGCTCAgattgctccatatgaggcagcttcaacactggctccgcggccggatcccgagatgggcgtggcagcgcggcacgctccgtgtccccgtgacaccgagctgccatCGCACCCTCATctggtggttggacccttcgttcctgtgggccggagtacccctcgaacaagtgtccaggcatgctgtggtttccacagatgcctctgccacgggatggggggccacgtagaacgggcatgcagtgtcgggtctttggacggggcctcagctgcattggcatatcaattgcctggcgttgctagcagtacgtcttgcactgggccgcttcaaggagctgctgtcagacaagcacgtactggtccgctcgcacagcactgcggccgttgcgtacatcaaccattaagggggtctacgctcccgtcgcatgtcgcaactcgcccgccatcccttcgggccactcatgtcccatgtgtgctcaaccgtgcagccgacgagctgtcatggcagcctccacttgcgggcgagtggcggctccacccccaggcagttcagctgatttggcagcatttcggcgaggcccaggtagacctgtttgcctccccagaaactgcccactgccagtggttctaTTCCCTGACCAGCGGCAcactcggcacggatgccctggcacacagctggccccaggGTCTgtgcaaatatgcgtttcccacagtgagccttctcgcacaactcttgtgcaaggtcagggaggacggggagcaggtcttgttagtggcgccgtactggcccactcggacctggttctcggacctcacactcctcgcgacagcccctccctggctgattcctctgaggaaggacctcctgactcagagacggggcaccctatGGCACCCTATGGCAccctatggcacccgcgtcccgatctgtggaacctccacgtgtggtccctggacgggatgcggaggttctgagtgagaGAGCTCCCTCTATTCTGAGCCTCTATGCACTGAAGTGGGACctattcgttgaatggtgcgcctctcgccgagaggacccccgattatGCTCGAtcagatccgtgctttccttcctgcaagaagggttggagcgaaggctgtctccctccaccctgaaggtgtatgttgccgctatcgctgcacatcaccacacagttgagggtaagtccctggggaaacacgatctgatcgtcaggttcctgaggggggcaaggagactgaatcctccacgcccttcctccgtaccctcttgggatctgaccctggttctcacagctctccggggtcatccctttgagcctttgcaatcagtcgacatgaaactaatgtctcttaaaacggttcttctggttgcattggcttcccttaagagggtaggggatctgcatgcattttcggtcgacgaagcgtgcctagaattcgggcccggtgattctgacgtcatcctgagaccccggcctggatatgtgcccaaggttcctaccactcccttcagagatcaggtagtgaacctgcaagcgctgccttcagaggaggcagacccagccctagctttgctctgtcccgtccgcgctctgcgtgtgtacgtggacagaacgcaaagcttcaggacctcagatcagctcttcatctgttacggaggccagcagaagggaaaggctgtctccaagcagaggatggcccactggatagtggatgccatcgccttggcgtacgattCCCaaggcgtgccttgcccgcttgggttgagagcccactccaccagaggagtggcctcttcctaGGCGCTGGCTCacggcgcctcgctgacagatatttgtagagctgcgggctgggcgacacctaacacgttcgctaggttttatagcctacgtgtagagccggtatcttcccatgtactcgcttccactagCCGGTAGACGTGTTGAACctgctctaagtgtcggcttgcaatgccattcccgcccccctgggccggatacgtgcatatcTTTACTCCAGtcgcgttccccgcttggcgaaccctgtcgagttcctctgcctcccccttcggctcggacattgcggagtgtctgatgccaggcctacatccatCTCTGATgttgtctgttggctgggttccatatgtcgtgactcctctacgtgagcggtcccatatgtgtaattgTCCACGGGTCTAAACTCCCTACGgcgagcccgtgtctttcccttagcagagccagctctgctgtcacctgtcagatgaaccccctacccaggtggagccatcccagggactccatatgcgtactgcccccgggccagtccatatgtgtattttccacgtaaactcctcccccattgggtaggtagtggcctcCGCAGCTTCCCCctcgggt
This genomic interval carries:
- the LOC137032419 gene encoding B-cell receptor CD22-like; the protein is MYPPRNVSVLITGSGEIVSGDSVTLICSSDSNPPALNFSWFKGGTFVGSGRIFNISKISSDDSGEYKCRSINEHGEKYSDAVTLNVMYPPRNVSVLITGSGEIVSGDSVTLICSSDSNPPALNFSWFKGGTFVGSGRIFNISKISSDDSGEYKCRSINEHGEKYSDAVTLNVMYPPRSVSVLINGSGEIVSGDSVTLICSSDSNPPALNFSWSKGGTFVGSGRIFNISKISSDDSGEYKCRSINEHGEKYSDAVTLNVMYPPRSVSVLINGSGEIVSGDSVTLICSSDSNPPALNFSWSKGGTFVGSGRIFNISKISSDDSGEYKCRSINEHGEKYSDAVTLNVMYPPRNVSVLITGSGEIVSGDSVTLICSSDSNPPSEISWFKGGTFVESGRIFNISKISSDDSGEYKCRSINEHGEKYSDAVTLNVMYPPRNVSVLINGSGEIVSGDSVTLICSSDSNPPALNFSWSKGGTFVGSGRIFNISKISSDDSGEYKCRSINEHGEKYSDAMALNVMHPPRNVSVLITGSGEIVSGDSVTLICSSDSNPPALNFSWSKGGTFVGSGRVFNISKISSDDSGEYKCRSINEHGEKYSDAVTLNVMYAPRNVSVLITGSGEIVSGDSVTLICSSDSNPPALNFSWFKENESSAVGSGQSFSALQSGRFYCQAHNQHGSQRSDAVTVTEHHRSSWHVVFGITVECGAFFILAIIIIIVILFIIKKRRSVKTEDLTVKQLSYFNEDTYTTLELKSTTSELY